One window of the Zea mays cultivar B73 chromosome 3, Zm-B73-REFERENCE-NAM-5.0, whole genome shotgun sequence genome contains the following:
- the LOC103650192 gene encoding uncharacterized protein LOC103650192, translating to MAMGGAFPFQWPEGPADPVLDDVTLPPLPTAAPDAGVAAYYADAADVHAMHMALPDFAAALAAMRREEEEAAGIRLVHLLMSCAGAVEAADHAGASAHLADAHAALAAVSPTSGIGRVAVHFTAALSRRLFPPTPSPSPSPPPPAPHAADADRAFLYHRFYEAGPYLKFAHFTANQAILEAVQGCKHVHIIDFSIMQGLQWPALIQALALRPGGPPSLRLTGIGPPSPPGRDDLRDVGVRLADLARSVRVHFSFRGVAANRLDEVRPWMLQVSQGEAVAVNSVLQLHRLLADAPSSGDARAPIDAVLECVASVRPRVFTVVEQEADHNKPGFLDRFTEALFYYSAVFDSLDAASGGAGDAAAEAYLEREICDIVCGEGAGRRERHEPLWRWRDRLGRTGLAAVPLGANALRQARMLVGLFSGEGHCVEEAEGCLTLGWHGRPLFSASAWRAEENNQSDSRSRSSGSEESNISCSS from the coding sequence ATGGCCATGGGCGGCGCGTTCCCCTTCCAGTGGCCCGAGGGCCCCGCGGATCCTGTTCTCGACGACGTGACCTTGCCTCCGCTGCCCACGGCGGCGCCCGACGCCGGGGTCGCCGCGTACTACGCGGACGCGGCGGACGTGCACGCGATGCACATGGCGCTGCCCGATTTCGCGGCGGCGCTGGCGGCGATGcggcgggaggaggaggaggccgcGGGCATCCGCCTGGTGCACCTCCTCATGAgctgcgccggcgccgtcgaggcGGCCGACCACGCTGGCGCGTCCGCGCACCTGGCGGACGCGCACGCCGCGCTCGCCGCCGTCTCGCCCACCTCCGGCATCGGCCGCGTGGCCGTGCACTTCACCGCCGCGCTGTCCCGCCGGCTGTTCCCTCCCACGCCTTCGCCTTCGCCTTCGCCTCCGCCCCCGGCCCCGCACGCCGCCGACGCCGACCGAGCCTTCCTCTACCACCGCTTCTACGAGGCGGGTCCCTACCTCAAGTTCGCGCACTTCACGGCCAACCAGGCCATCCTGGAGGCCGTCCAGGGCTGCAAGCACGTGCACATCATCGACTTCAGCATCATGCAGGGCCTCCAGTGGCCAGCGCTGATCCAGGCCCTCGCGCTCCGCCCCGGCGGGCCGCCGTCGCTCCGCCTCACGGGCATTGGGCCGCCGTCCCCGCCAGGGCGCGACGACCTCCGCGACGTCGGGGTCCGCCTCGCCGACCTGGCGCGCTCCGTGCGCGTCCACTTCTCCTTCCGCGGCGTGGCCGCCAACCGCCTCGACGAGGTGCGGCCCTGGATGCTGCAGGTCTCGCAGGGCGAGGCCGTGGCCGTGAACTCCGTGCTCCAGCTGCACCGCCTCCTCGCCGACGCTCCCTCGTCGGGCGACGCCCGGGCGCCCATCGACGCCGTGCTGGAGTGCGTCGCGTCCGTGCGCCCCAGGGTGTTCACGGTGGTGGAGCAGGAGGCGGACCACAACAAGCCGGGGTTCCTGGACCGGTTCACGGAGGCGCTCTTCTACTACTCGGCGGTGTTCGACTCCCTGGACGCGGCGAGCGGCGGCGCGGGCGACGCGGCGGCGGAGGCCTACCTGGAGCGCGAGATCTGCGACATCGTGTGCGGCGAGGGCGCGGGGCGCAGGGAGCGGCACGAGCCGCTGTGGCGGTGGCGTGACAGGCTGGGTCGCACGGGGCTGGCCGCCGTGCCGCTGGGGGCCAACGCGCTGCGGCAGGCGAGGATGCTGGTTGGGCTCTTCTCCGGGGAAGGACACTGCGTGGAGGAGGCCGAGGGGTGCCTGACACTGGGCTGGCACGGGCGGCCGCTCTTCTCGGCGTCCGCGTGGCGCGCGGAAGAGAACAATCAGAGTgacagcaggagcaggagcagcggcAGTGAGGAGAGCAATATCAGCTGCAGCAGCTAG